In a genomic window of Desulfopila inferna:
- a CDS encoding glycosyltransferase, translating into MGGEDWWYHSHAHFDIQIMKRFSRRLSVLYICSIGMRMPSIRKDKHFWLRIKRKINSILRGLQKVSPQLYVYSPVPLPLYRSRFGRFLNALILRIQIHAVYLYLGIKNPLLWINTPTAWPAMEKDGKRGLVYQRTDDYAAYDFDNFNAQYVAKVDMKLLQRADLVIHVSEELHKEAKEITSCSLLLPQGVDEMFFRFNGSTPEDLKFIPRPILGYVGSMDTHKFNSQLIFQVARNLSECSFVMVGIPHPSTDELRKLPNVYFLGHKNHEAIPGYIHNFDICILPTAQTEWGLKCRPVKLMEYLAARKDVIATPTPASKIFKDRIHIAEDFTSWIDLILHLTSLNNSGIKQYPDVEITTWDSISSIIFNQLEEKKLVSY; encoded by the coding sequence ATGGGCGGTGAAGATTGGTGGTATCACAGTCATGCCCATTTTGATATCCAGATTATGAAACGATTTTCCAGACGATTGTCGGTTCTCTATATATGTTCAATCGGTATGCGTATGCCAAGTATCAGAAAAGACAAGCATTTCTGGTTGAGAATTAAAAGAAAAATCAACAGCATTCTAAGGGGCTTGCAAAAGGTTTCCCCTCAATTATATGTCTACAGTCCTGTTCCCTTGCCCCTATACCGGAGTCGCTTTGGACGGTTTCTGAATGCCCTTATCCTGCGAATACAGATTCATGCTGTTTATCTTTATCTGGGAATAAAAAATCCATTACTTTGGATCAATACTCCAACAGCATGGCCGGCAATGGAAAAGGATGGTAAAAGAGGACTCGTCTATCAGCGCACTGATGATTACGCTGCGTATGATTTTGACAATTTTAATGCTCAGTATGTCGCTAAGGTGGACATGAAATTACTCCAACGAGCAGACCTTGTCATCCATGTCAGTGAGGAGCTCCACAAGGAGGCGAAGGAAATAACAAGTTGCTCACTGTTATTGCCTCAAGGAGTGGATGAAATGTTTTTTCGCTTCAATGGATCAACTCCTGAAGATTTAAAATTTATTCCCAGGCCAATATTAGGCTATGTAGGAAGCATGGACACCCATAAGTTTAATAGTCAGCTTATATTTCAAGTCGCCCGAAATCTCTCTGAATGCTCCTTTGTAATGGTGGGCATCCCTCATCCCAGTACGGATGAATTGCGAAAGCTGCCAAATGTTTATTTCTTAGGACACAAGAATCACGAGGCCATTCCAGGTTATATTCACAATTTTGATATATGCATTTTGCCAACCGCGCAGACTGAATGGGGCCTGAAGTGCCGTCCTGTAAAGCTCATGGAGTATCTAGCAGCAAGGAAAGATGTTATAGCGACACCAACCCCGGCATCGAAAATATTTAAAGATCGAATTCATATCGCTGAGGATTTTACTTCATGGATAGATTTGATCCTGCATCTAACTTCATTAAATAATTCCGGAATAAAGCAATACCCCGATGTGGAGATTACAACCTGGGATAGCATATCTAGTATTATTTTCAATCAACTGGAGGAAAAGAAACTTGTCAGCTATTAA
- a CDS encoding glycosyltransferase family 4 protein, producing the protein MEPIPDTHLDDFSIGNASQQNARRLNIAYLTTKYPSVSHTFIRRELCEIERRRHKVLRLAIRKSDELLVDPKDQEEAAKTIHCLNLPFFKHATSLLRIALSKPLDLFDALRVAIRMGARSDRGILKHLAYLVEACSLYRVMQEHGIQHVHVHFGTNSTAVARLIYRLGVSYSFTVHGPTEFDSANAFDLQGKISDALFVVAITDFCFAQLCRWSSPKDWQKIHVVGCTVGEDFFHSLEYKPLSLSNKQFVCIGRLTPQKGQLVLLEAFVNLITRGYDARLAFVGDGELRDIIEQKISETGIEEKVQITGFVSEKQVREYIAKSRALVLPSFAEGLPMVIMEAFAMGRPVISTFVAGIPELVKDGENGWLVPAGNISKLMEAMIDVLKTPVSRLEEMAANGCKLTYENHNTNTETARLEQIFMKYIKPITDD; encoded by the coding sequence TTGGAACCCATCCCGGATACACATCTGGATGATTTTTCTATCGGGAATGCCTCTCAACAGAATGCACGAAGGTTAAATATTGCCTATCTTACCACAAAATATCCTTCGGTAAGCCACACCTTTATCCGTCGAGAACTATGTGAAATAGAGAGAAGGAGGCACAAGGTTTTACGTCTTGCAATTCGTAAATCAGACGAACTACTTGTGGACCCAAAGGACCAAGAGGAAGCTGCCAAAACCATACATTGCCTCAATCTGCCTTTTTTCAAACATGCTACCTCGCTTCTTCGAATTGCCCTGTCCAAACCGTTAGATCTTTTTGATGCACTTCGTGTAGCCATAAGGATGGGAGCCCGAAGTGATAGGGGAATACTCAAACATCTTGCATACCTCGTAGAGGCTTGTTCACTTTACAGGGTTATGCAAGAGCATGGAATCCAGCATGTTCATGTCCACTTTGGCACCAACTCCACTGCTGTAGCTAGGTTGATATATCGATTGGGGGTAAGTTACAGTTTTACCGTGCATGGACCTACTGAATTTGACTCAGCAAATGCATTTGATTTGCAAGGTAAAATTAGCGATGCACTGTTTGTTGTGGCAATAACAGATTTTTGTTTTGCGCAGCTTTGTCGTTGGAGCAGTCCAAAGGATTGGCAGAAGATTCATGTTGTTGGATGCACGGTTGGTGAAGATTTTTTCCACTCATTGGAATACAAACCGTTATCATTGAGCAATAAACAATTTGTCTGCATTGGTCGTTTGACTCCGCAAAAAGGACAACTCGTGCTTCTTGAGGCTTTCGTCAACTTAATCACAAGGGGATATGATGCCCGTTTAGCTTTCGTGGGCGATGGCGAACTTCGCGATATTATAGAACAGAAAATCTCAGAAACTGGGATAGAAGAAAAAGTTCAAATCACGGGTTTTGTTTCAGAAAAACAAGTCCGTGAATATATAGCAAAAAGCCGGGCTCTTGTCTTGCCAAGTTTTGCCGAAGGTCTGCCTATGGTGATCATGGAAGCATTTGCAATGGGTCGACCCGTCATTAGCACTTTTGTTGCAGGAATACCTGAACTTGTAAAGGATGGAGAAAACGGTTGGCTCGTTCCAGCCGGAAATATCAGTAAATTGATGGAAGCTATGATTGATGTGCTGAAAACACCTGTCAGCCGGCTGGAAGAAATGGCTGCCAACGGGTGTAAGTTGACTTATGAAAACCATAACACGAATACAGAAACAGCTCGTTTAGAGCAGATATTCATGAAATATATCAAGCCAATCACTGATGACTAA
- a CDS encoding UDP-N-acetylglucosamine--LPS N-acetylglucosamine transferase, with the protein MTKKKILAISSGGGHWIQLLRLRPAFEGHEVAYATTRKEYAAEVPDCRFFLINDATRWNKIGLVKMAIRIFFVLLSFRPDVVISTGAACGYFALRFAKIFNARTIWLDSIANVEVLSLTGQLVHSYADLWLTQWPELEKPNGPYFKGNIL; encoded by the coding sequence ATGACTAAAAAGAAAATCCTGGCCATCTCCTCAGGCGGAGGACATTGGATACAATTGCTCCGACTCAGACCTGCTTTTGAAGGGCATGAAGTAGCTTATGCGACGACCAGAAAGGAATACGCTGCCGAAGTACCTGACTGTCGATTCTTTTTAATTAATGACGCAACTCGCTGGAATAAAATAGGTCTGGTCAAAATGGCAATACGTATTTTCTTTGTTTTATTGTCCTTTCGCCCCGATGTTGTCATTTCTACCGGAGCTGCCTGCGGTTACTTTGCTTTGCGTTTTGCAAAAATATTCAATGCCCGAACTATATGGTTAGACAGTATAGCTAATGTAGAAGTCCTCTCGCTGACAGGACAGCTTGTTCATTCGTATGCCGATTTATGGCTCACTCAATGGCCCGAGCTTGAGAAGCCGAATGGCCCATATTTCAAGGGGAATATTCTGTGA
- a CDS encoding sulfotransferase domain-containing protein, with protein MKSTTDIYKPDFILIGAMKCATSTLHEQLSLHESFFMTTPKEPSFFSDIENYDKGSIWYQSFFKKAGHGQVKGESSTNYSKLPNYPETVNRIKSFCPEIKCIYLMRHPVDRLISHYIHEWSQGNISCDINTAVRHHPELIEYGRYNMQLEPYISTFGFSAILPLFTERLQITPRQELQAIFDFLEIPAKPEWCHDIQSNKSSERLKVCAWRDALVNDPTLRFFRRAFIPKSVRRKVRRIWTMTERPMLSDGVLRHVEQIFDEDLELLGRKVGVELNCRNFKQSVTSATSSHSWITVRT; from the coding sequence ATGAAAAGTACAACTGATATTTATAAACCGGATTTTATCCTCATTGGTGCCATGAAATGTGCAACAAGTACACTTCATGAGCAGCTTAGCCTTCATGAATCCTTTTTTATGACAACTCCAAAGGAACCTAGTTTTTTTAGCGATATTGAGAATTATGATAAAGGTTCTATCTGGTATCAGTCTTTTTTCAAAAAAGCCGGGCATGGTCAAGTCAAGGGTGAGTCAAGTACGAACTATTCCAAGCTGCCAAACTATCCGGAGACAGTTAACAGAATCAAATCATTTTGTCCTGAAATCAAATGCATTTACCTGATGCGCCATCCGGTCGACCGGCTTATATCACACTATATCCATGAATGGTCCCAGGGAAATATATCATGCGATATAAATACAGCCGTAAGGCATCATCCTGAATTAATTGAATATGGCAGATACAATATGCAGTTGGAACCATATATATCGACCTTTGGCTTTTCCGCCATTCTGCCTTTATTTACAGAGCGTTTACAAATTACTCCTCGCCAAGAGTTACAGGCCATTTTTGACTTCTTGGAAATTCCAGCAAAACCCGAATGGTGTCATGATATTCAAAGCAACAAATCGTCGGAGCGGCTCAAGGTCTGCGCTTGGCGCGATGCCTTAGTAAACGATCCAACATTGCGCTTTTTTCGAAGAGCGTTTATTCCGAAATCAGTCAGAAGGAAGGTCAGACGAATTTGGACAATGACCGAGAGACCAATGCTTTCTGATGGAGTACTGCGACATGTCGAACAGATTTTTGATGAGGATTTGGAATTGTTAGGTAGAAAAGTAGGGGTTGAGTTAAATTGTAGAAATTTTAAGCAATCAGTAACCTCAGCCACCTCCTCTCACTCCTGGATAACCGTTAGAACATGA
- a CDS encoding glycosyltransferase: MILVTVGGQMPFDRLIRAVDSWASGNQQIYCYAQIGKGGWRPKNMEWVELLPPKVLAEKINKASLVIAHAGMGTILSCLELGKKLIVVPRYSYLRETRNDHQVATAQRLAALGLLVYAADEERIVHHLDNYEKIAPRKSTSCFASPELINSIIEFIKSDK, translated from the coding sequence GTGATATTAGTTACTGTCGGGGGACAGATGCCCTTCGACCGCCTCATTAGAGCAGTTGATAGTTGGGCGTCGGGGAATCAGCAGATTTATTGTTATGCGCAAATAGGGAAAGGCGGCTGGCGCCCCAAAAATATGGAATGGGTCGAATTACTGCCACCAAAAGTTCTTGCCGAAAAAATAAATAAAGCAAGTCTCGTCATTGCGCATGCCGGTATGGGAACGATACTTAGTTGTTTAGAGTTAGGCAAAAAACTGATCGTTGTCCCCCGCTATAGTTATTTGCGTGAAACCAGGAATGACCATCAGGTGGCAACAGCCCAACGCCTCGCCGCACTTGGCCTCCTAGTCTATGCAGCAGATGAGGAAAGAATCGTGCATCATCTTGATAACTATGAGAAGATAGCACCTCGCAAAAGCACTTCATGCTTCGCGTCTCCTGAACTTATTAATTCTATTATTGAGTTTATAAAATCAGACAAATAA
- a CDS encoding glycosyltransferase family 2 protein has translation MTYLKASIGVVVIGRNEGERLKRCLRTLLCHIDGRRIVYVDSGSEDESVAYARSLGIHLVQLDKRIPFSAGRARNEGFKLLESKINSLEYIQFIDGDCQLSQGWLSSAAKFLDENEQYAVVAGRRKEEYPNNSVFNLLCDIEWNIPAGETETCGGDFMIRKSAFQQIKGFNPSVIAGEEPEMCYRLRQFNWKIFRLDKLMAKHDANICCFSQWWRRTVRTGHAYAQGVSLHFLEKESFCLKQSLSCWIWAFFVPTFTVIVSIVFNVYFLCLALLYFFLFMKIYIKSYNRTNNYRSTMVYSFFTVIAKWPQLFGQMLFIKRKMYGSRYAIIEYS, from the coding sequence ATGACATATTTGAAGGCTTCAATAGGGGTTGTTGTTATTGGACGGAACGAGGGTGAGCGATTGAAAAGATGCCTCAGAACACTTCTCTGTCACATAGATGGCAGGAGGATTGTCTATGTTGATTCCGGTTCTGAAGATGAAAGCGTAGCTTATGCTCGTTCTCTGGGGATACACCTTGTCCAACTTGACAAAAGAATTCCTTTTAGTGCTGGCCGAGCAAGAAATGAAGGATTTAAACTGCTTGAAAGTAAGATAAATTCATTGGAATATATACAATTTATTGACGGAGATTGCCAGTTGTCCCAAGGATGGCTTTCCAGCGCTGCTAAATTTTTAGATGAAAATGAACAGTACGCTGTTGTCGCAGGCAGAAGAAAAGAAGAATATCCTAACAACAGTGTCTTTAATCTTCTATGCGATATAGAATGGAACATACCAGCGGGTGAAACTGAAACATGCGGTGGTGATTTTATGATCCGCAAATCTGCATTTCAACAGATTAAAGGATTTAATCCTTCTGTTATTGCAGGCGAGGAACCGGAGATGTGCTACAGGTTAAGACAGTTTAACTGGAAAATATTTCGGCTTGACAAACTAATGGCAAAACACGATGCGAACATTTGCTGCTTTTCTCAATGGTGGAGAAGGACGGTCCGGACCGGACATGCTTATGCCCAGGGGGTCAGCCTTCACTTTTTGGAAAAAGAGAGCTTTTGCTTAAAGCAGTCTTTAAGCTGCTGGATATGGGCTTTTTTTGTTCCGACATTTACTGTAATTGTATCTATAGTATTCAATGTATATTTTTTATGCTTGGCGCTTCTTTATTTTTTTCTCTTTATGAAGATTTATATCAAGTCATATAATAGAACCAACAATTATAGGAGTACAATGGTATACAGTTTTTTTACTGTAATAGCTAAATGGCCACAACTTTTTGGACAGATGCTTTTTATAAAGAGAAAAATGTATGGAAGTAGATATGCTATAATCGAGTATAGCTGA
- a CDS encoding sulfotransferase family protein: MAMNPIFLVGAERSGTTLLRLMLNGHPDISWLNEFEYAVDLITEDERLPNVEHYIYYLSTNRIFQASGLKMDKSSEYLEIVKSFLAQKQELDNKSIIGATCHRHYDRLLRVFPQARFIYLFRDPRDVARSNIGMGWAGNVWNGVDRWVEAERLWERVKQVLEINAFIEIKSEELILSPKETLSTICSFLDVQYDGKMMSYPDHTSYSLPDPRLTQQWRRKMSERQIKLVESKVFERMTARGYLPCFRTKNEPFCMLKIFLQIQNWIFRKNFRFRRYGFRLTAGYFLAKKLRLESSERKIKLLLNERTRKYLK, from the coding sequence ATGGCAATGAATCCGATATTTTTAGTTGGAGCTGAAAGATCTGGAACTACATTGCTTCGTTTGATGCTCAATGGGCATCCAGATATTTCTTGGCTAAATGAATTCGAATATGCAGTTGATCTTATTACAGAAGATGAAAGATTGCCAAATGTTGAACATTATATCTATTACTTGTCAACCAATAGAATTTTTCAAGCGTCTGGTTTAAAAATGGACAAATCTTCAGAATATCTTGAAATAGTAAAAAGTTTTCTCGCCCAAAAACAAGAATTAGACAATAAATCAATAATAGGAGCAACCTGTCATAGGCACTATGATAGATTGCTCCGGGTGTTTCCTCAGGCTCGCTTTATTTATTTATTCCGCGACCCTCGTGATGTTGCTCGTTCAAATATTGGAATGGGATGGGCTGGAAATGTCTGGAATGGTGTCGATAGATGGGTGGAAGCTGAAAGGTTATGGGAACGTGTTAAACAAGTTCTAGAAATAAACGCATTTATCGAAATCAAATCAGAAGAATTGATCCTCTCACCAAAAGAAACACTTTCAACTATTTGTAGCTTTTTAGATGTTCAATATGATGGAAAAATGATGTCATACCCAGATCATACTTCGTATTCACTGCCAGACCCAAGGCTAACTCAACAGTGGAGAAGAAAAATGTCTGAGAGGCAAATCAAGTTGGTTGAATCCAAAGTTTTTGAGCGCATGACTGCTAGAGGGTATTTACCTTGTTTTAGGACGAAAAATGAGCCTTTTTGCATGCTGAAAATTTTTCTTCAAATACAAAATTGGATTTTCCGAAAAAATTTTAGATTTCGACGTTATGGTTTCCGGCTAACCGCAGGATACTTTTTGGCCAAAAAATTAAGATTAGAATCTTCAGAACGAAAAATAAAACTTTTATTAAATGAGCGGACGAGAAAATATTTAAAATAA